A region from the Antennarius striatus isolate MH-2024 chromosome 24, ASM4005453v1, whole genome shotgun sequence genome encodes:
- the LOC137591118 gene encoding transcription elongation factor A N-terminal and central domain-containing protein yields the protein MEAKEIEDISSANQDIGEVEDGATSSQEDAQSSSCGGKCVEEAKDAGITDVRDKCVQLLLASFCQETPENKTAELARDIERHVHGRHGSNRVKYKTCIRSKVANLRNPKNRHLQRGLLDGSLTAEKFAGMSAEEMANAELRQLREAYSFRGVEERQLPQGPEGTATSKIRCQRCDGSDCRVTQVSRGALFLPAWVRRGGPDEDAMTFVTCSGCGQQWYHSGWVCL from the coding sequence ATGGAAGCCAAAGAAATAGAAGATATATCATCGGCAAATCAAGATATTGGTGAGGTTGAGGATGGAGCAACGTCCAGTCAGGAGGATGCACAATCTTCTAGCTGTGGTGGCAAGTGTGTAGAAGAAGCAAAGGATGCTGGGATCACCGATGTAAGAGACAAATGCGTCCAACTTCTCCTCGCGTCCTTCTGCCAGGAAACTCCTGAAAACAAGACGGCAGAGCTGGCGAGAGACATCGAGCGTCACGTCCACGGGCGCCACGGGTCCAACCGGGTCAAATACAAAACCTGCATCAGGAGCAAAGTGGCCAACTTGAGGAACCCTAAAAACAGGCATCTCCAGCGGGGCCTCCTGGATGGCTCCCTAACCGCCGAGAAATTCGCTGGGATGTCGGCAGAGGAGATGGCCAATGCCGAGCTCCGCCAGTTGAGGGAGGCGTACTCGTTCCGCGGCGTGGAGGAAAGGCAGCTTCCTCAAGGGCCAGAAGGGACGGCGACGAGCAAGATACGCTGCCAAAGGTGTGATGGATCCGACTGTAGGGTGACGCAGGTGTCCAGGGGGGCCCTGTTCCTGCCTGCCTGGGTGAGGCGGGGCGGCCCTGACGAGGACGCCATGACTTTTGTGACCTGCAGTGGGTGTGGCCAGCAGTGGTACCACAGCGGCTGGGTCTGCCTCTGA